The Acropora muricata isolate sample 2 chromosome 4, ASM3666990v1, whole genome shotgun sequence genome contains the following window.
CGTTTTGGTTTTGCTCCTTATTGGATGAAAAACTGATGCAACATTTTTAAGCAAATCACTATATTAAAGTGTAGTAATGgcaattatataataattactTTCTTCAGTCATTTTAAAACTGCTCTAATAGCATAGAGCTGGCATGATTTATGACAGCTACACTAACCTCACACTAAAATAATATATTGCATAATTAAGTTCAAAAGAGGAAATAACTGATGATCAAAGGATAAGTGGATGTGAAATCAACTCTTGAGAACAGGATGCCTCCATACCTAATTTTCTGCCATAGTTTCTACAAACTGCAGACAAAAAATATAAAGTTTCACAACATACCAAGTCTGcattatttgcatatttcataTTTTTAGCAAGCTCTTGGAAAGCctaaaaagcaaagaaaacaaaaacaaaaaggaaaaaaaaataattggacCATATTTTATTGCTCAAGTTTAAAACAAATACTGGGCATTCTGCAAAGGGAATGATAAAACAATGTTTATGGGTTGGAATAAAAGTTTACAGCAAATCTATTCTTAAATGCCTCATTACCTCTACaacattttttcttgtttttgcacTTGTCTCAAAGAATTTAAATCCCAATTGTCTGGCAAACTGTGGAATATAAGTACAACACAAAAATAATGATTAGCAACACATGACTTGACAAATTATTTTGATCATAGGGAATTACAACTtttgattcttttgttttagggAGAAAAGTAGAAATGAACCGTCCCAACAAAAATGcacaatgtaaaaaaaataactaaatataATCAACATCAGTGGAATGCATTGCATTGAAATGCAGCATTTGCTTCCCACACTACACAGAACAGATTTGTGCTTGGATGGGATGCCTGTGATAACTATAGAAACTGATTTGTCACATGAAATCCAGGTGAAATGCCAGCCAGTCCACTAGCCTGGCAGACTATAAAAACCTTGTAGTCAAACTCACAGAAAAAGCCACCTGAAAAACCttgaaatcaacaaaaataaaaagtgtTCTTCTATGTAGGTTAAACACAAAAATCGTGATTACTTTTAATACTTACCTCTCTTCCACGGTGCATTTCTACTTCCCACTTGTGCTCATCCAAGTCACACTTGTTGGCCACCAAGATAACTTCCTCAAGCATCAGAGAATgctattggaaaaaaaatgctaCTTAAGAGCACTTCACACTATTTTGTTTCACTAGAACCAGTAAAAGGACAACATTGCAGTGAATTATTGGTGTGACATCGCAATAGTATTATTGCTGTATCAGattctttcaaaacaaataaatattgagagaagaagaagaagactaATCTTTCTGTTACAAAAATAATGTGAAACTTTTTCATAATGATCTCTGATATTATAATCTGCACAGATTCAAATGGTCATTAGCCTAAATTATGTAACTTTTTgtagaaagcttttttttttggaataaaAATCATCACAAATTCAATTAAAGGAGTATTTTTGTCAATACTAAAATGGtatgtaaaagaaaaagatggTTCTCCAGGTCTTGGCAGCATAGGGCATGCTAAATGAGTTCTAGCATTGGTTAGTGTTCATTTTTGGCAACATTCTTCTGTCTTAAATTATCCTCAGAAGTATTGCAGCGAGGTGGTAGTAGGTTGCAAAGCTTGTGTTCTTAgtcatcataattattattgtatttgttCCTGCATTTGCTTTGACAACAGCCTCACTATGATTCAGATCTGGATAGATGATCTTTCCTTAATGCATTTGAGATCTACAAGGTCAGAATATAGCCAACTTATCTTTCAAAGTAATTTCAACAACTGCTGTCAAGTTAGTACACAGAACaggtttttcaaactggtagagcacttgtGGGCAAAATTGCTTATTATGTCTGCTCAGTGCATTATATGGAAAAGAAATTTACCTCATTTTAGATGACAGATGAATgtaactgatttttttttcttttaccagttgaattttcaacaattccaggccattttTGGTTGTAATAAGTGATGCTAGAGataatattaaaattttacTGGTTGCTGCCTGAAAAGGAGAATACTGAGTTTTTAAATACCTTTTTCATTGCCTTGAGCCAGTAATTAAGTTGATCAAAGGAGCGTGCATTTGTAATATCATAAACTAAAAGTATTCCCTaaaatcaaaaagtaaaattttacATGTCAGAAATAGGGTATTACTATTGAAAATGAAGCCATTAAATTATAATGATTTATAACGATTATAACGTACCTGTATGAAAGATGAAACAGCATTGAATACACCCATGAGTTAATGATGAAAGTGATAAttacaaatataaataataatgtATAAACTTATATAGCAATGTATCCTTAAGCTCAAAGTGCTTTACACCTTGTTGTACCTGCATTGGGTACCTGTCTACAATCTCGTTGAATTCAAGATACTGCTAATCGCATTTAACGCCCTTAATGATCTTGCTCCTAAGTACATAACTGACATGCTGCAACCTGAATCATCAAGAATGCTACCTTATGCAACAAAGGATCTGCTTGTAGTACCATCAACCAACCTGGTCAAACATTTGTTCTCTTGCACTGGTCCCAAACTATGGAATGAACTTCCAAATCATATACACAACTCCAAAGAATACATTTAAATCGAAGTTAAAGACCTTCTTATTTAGGACtgttttatgtttgttttatCTAATTGAATAGGTAGGGGGATTCTGTATAGGTCTCACGAAGTAGCGTCCCTGTCTTCCCGAGCTAGTTTTCCACCACATTTCTCAAAAATCGTGGGAGAGGCTTTAGTCCCGGGACCACTCATATCCGAAAACTGAGGTTTGGGGTAAGCAAGGGCATGCTCCCCGTAAAACTATGTGCTCCAATAAAATCCTCATGATGGCAGCTACAAAACAAGGGCACCAGCCAGCCCAAAGGCTGGGGTGAGCCGTAGTTGCCTACCACAAACAGGAAGGTGCAACCCCTGACCCAGGGCCGCGCATACAAGCACTGCTGACAGAATGATGGGAAGCCTGATGAGTGGTTTGGGGTGAGGGTAGGGACTTGGAATATAGAGAGTATGAGTGGGAGAGGTACAGAGGTGTGTGGGGAACTGAGGAAGAGGAGGATGGATGTGTGTTGTCTGCAAGAAGTAAGGAGGAGAGGACAGAGAGCGTGGTTTTTGGGCGTGAAGGGCAGAAGATACAACTTGTGGTGGTCTGGAAAttgtgaaaatcttttcagtggTTCCTTGACCCATTGCCAAGTAACCATCACTTACATCATTACTGCAATCAATGCCATTCCATCTTTCATTTCGTCCTTTTGACTTTGTTATAATTATCGCAATTCTGTGCACAAAATGGATCATGTGACACACTTCAGAGAGAATAACCTTAAAAATCTCCAAAACCCAATGATATACTTTAAAGTAAAAGGTATTTTAACAAAGGCTGTAACATTTTGATGAATTTACAAGGCTAAATATAACTTAAgcaaagttaaaaccaagccaatgcTGTGGTTTTGCCCAAGATATTTTGGGGGACTCCAGGGAGGTTTACAGGGACACAGTACCATATGCTTTGGCTGAAGTTGCTTTATGCTTGCTGGCTTCTTTCCCTCTCTCTCCTCCCATGATTCAGAGTGAATCTACATTTCATCCACTGGTTTTTCTCAGTTATATTTCGACATGAGCCCAGGAAGTGGACTGTGGCTTGGTTGCCATGGTTACCTCCTTGCTGCTGAGGAGAGTGGGTTCTCTTGCTATTTTTGCAGCACCTACCCTCTAATTAATTAGCATAGTGTTtaactataattattataccaATAATTAAGTTTTAATTTCCCACCTGCTGGGTGACTATTAAAGTTTTGGTCACACCGATAGTCAAGGTCAATTTTTTGGAGAGGTTCATAACACTCAAAAGGTTGACAAGTATATAATGTatagttaaatgcaatttaacctagttaacagCAAGGAGCAAGCATTATATCTGCAGGCATTGTTGCTTAGTGTTACGTTGTGGTTTAGAGCAGCATTGTGTTTTTAGAGTTGCAGTGCATCTTAGTGTTGTCATTTACCATTGTGTTGTTTCCCCAAGAGTCTTCAGTCCGATTATACCGTTATCGGCCGTTTGTGCATTCAGCGGACTACACTTGCTAAGATCGGGCCTTTGGTTCCAACCGGCAGGGGTTGGATTGCTGGCCAACCGCAGGGTTGTTTTGGGCACCTGACCTCCACTTGCGACAAATGTTgttaatcagaaaaaaaaaaaacgtaccTTCGTTCCTCTAAAATGCATCGATGTTAATGTTCTGAATCTCTCTTGCCCTGCTGTATCCCtgagataacaaaaaaaacttttaagaTGTGCAACCAAATCACACCGGATCTGTTGTGAACTATGTATTGGTCATGTGTTGGAGACATGTCAGTCGACGCGTTGCCCAAAACCAGATTCCTTTCTTGAcagatataataattattattaatggccTTCTATTGATCTTGGGTGTACAAAACCaagcagatgaaaaaaaaaaaaaaaaaaaaaaaaattgaaaatgactcAACTCGACAACAGGAAGTTGGCACCTTCAGATTTCAAAACAATGTTCCAACGTGCACATGAATAATAAaccaatttattttatttactgaCCAAATCTGCATTCGCACACTGACTCCATCCACCCTGGTTATGATATTCACAAAATCAATTCCTAAAACAAAATATAGGAGACGATAATATATTTCTagataaaaaataatatcattattattataacttgaTGATGAAAATTATGTCTAGAATCACATTTAAGACAATGTTTCTGTGTCCTCATGACAAAACCCGTGGTCATCTCTCTATTACAGCAACCTAAAATTGACACTAGTAAGTTTTGATTTTCCTATCTCCTTCATGTTTCCAAAGTTAGAAAAACTATTCTTAGGGGACTTTCGTTTAATTATAGGATCTTGCTGTATGATAGGCTCGATTACCAGCCGCTGTTCGGGAGACGAGCCAGACACGAGAGAGCAGCGAAAATCGAGCCTAGCTGTATGATTGAAACTAATGGATCCTTTAATTATTGGTCAGAACTGGCTGGCTGATCAGGCCAgctcacaaacaaaaaatgtcACTTCTGCCGAACCTATGACCAAAATGGTCATCCTTCTA
Protein-coding sequences here:
- the LOC136912845 gene encoding uncharacterized protein yields the protein MTSNSKDYDISYKVLVIGESAVGKTSLIKSYSKPDETFTPSLMPTYGIDFVNIITRVDGVSVRMQIWDTAGQERFRTLTSMHFRGTKGILLVYDITNARSFDQLNYWLKAMKKHSLMLEEVILVANKCDLDEHKWEVEMHRGREFARQLGFKFFETSAKTRKNVVEAFQELAKNMKYANNADLVRGDDDTDFVYVDDITRPSYNFPQTKRNTSNCCNVK